The following are from one region of the Endozoicomonas sp. 4G genome:
- the ispB gene encoding octaprenyl diphosphate synthase, producing the protein MPQRNKHSFQTVVSEDFTLVNQCIAEQLHSDVAMVSKIGQYIIQSGGKRLRPLLVLLTARATGFRGNDHIPLAAVIEFLHTATLLHDDVVDQSDLRRGRDTANALWGNAPSVLVGDFLYSRAFQMMVSLDNMKLLKILSDATNVIAEGEVMQLMNINDASVTEEQYMDVIRCKTAMLFEASTHTAAILSNVDSRVEQSLRDYGNHLGMAFQLVDDLLDYEGDSEDMGKNLGDDLAEGKPTLPLIFTLSEGTPEQKVLIREAIEQGGLDKIDQIIEAVRACGALNYTSQKAREQSEKAIACLQALPDSQYRDAMEDLARFAIARTF; encoded by the coding sequence ATGCCTCAACGCAACAAGCACTCCTTCCAAACCGTTGTCAGCGAAGATTTTACCCTGGTTAACCAGTGCATCGCCGAGCAACTGCACTCGGATGTTGCCATGGTTAGCAAGATTGGCCAGTACATCATCCAGTCTGGCGGTAAACGGCTCCGGCCTCTTTTGGTTCTGTTGACAGCACGGGCCACAGGCTTTCGGGGAAACGATCATATCCCTCTGGCGGCTGTGATTGAGTTTCTCCATACCGCTACCCTGCTGCACGACGATGTCGTGGATCAGTCCGACCTCCGTCGGGGCCGTGACACAGCCAATGCCCTCTGGGGTAATGCTCCCAGCGTTCTGGTAGGTGACTTCCTGTATTCCCGAGCCTTTCAGATGATGGTCAGTCTGGACAACATGAAACTGCTCAAAATTCTTTCTGACGCCACTAACGTCATCGCTGAAGGTGAAGTCATGCAGCTGATGAACATCAACGATGCCAGCGTGACAGAAGAACAGTATATGGATGTTATCCGATGCAAGACTGCCATGCTGTTTGAAGCCTCCACTCATACGGCAGCCATTCTGTCCAATGTGGACAGCAGGGTTGAACAATCCCTGAGAGATTACGGCAATCACCTGGGCATGGCATTCCAGCTGGTGGATGACCTGCTGGACTATGAAGGCGACAGCGAAGACATGGGAAAAAACCTTGGTGATGATCTGGCCGAAGGTAAACCCACCCTGCCTCTGATATTCACCCTCTCCGAAGGTACTCCGGAACAAAAAGTACTGATCAGGGAAGCTATTGAACAGGGTGGTCTGGATAAAATTGATCAGATCATTGAGGCAGTTCGCGCCTGCGGAGCACTGAATTATACCTCCCAAAAAGCCAGGGAGCAGTCTGAAAAGGCTATTGCCTGTCTGCAAGCCCTGCCTGACAGCCAGTACCGAGACGCCATGGAAGACCTGGCACGTTTTGCTATAGCCAGAACGTTCTGA
- a CDS encoding BrnA antitoxin family protein, with protein sequence MRIKTKSGRWLKMNTDEEEAAINAGIAADPDTYELTDEEIKQLRPVGRPKAEETKERITIRLSPEVVEFFRSTGKGWQTRINEALKEYVSSQHA encoded by the coding sequence ATGCGAATCAAGACTAAATCCGGTCGGTGGCTTAAGATGAACACCGACGAAGAAGAGGCTGCTATCAATGCGGGCATTGCAGCAGATCCTGACACCTATGAACTTACAGACGAGGAGATCAAACAACTCCGGCCAGTGGGGCGACCTAAGGCTGAAGAGACCAAGGAGCGCATTACTATCCGGCTTTCGCCCGAGGTAGTGGAATTTTTTCGCTCGACCGGCAAAGGTTGGCAGACCCGTATAAACGAGGCATTAAAGGAGTATGTGTCTTCTCAACACGCTTGA
- a CDS encoding inositol phosphate phosphatase SopB, with protein sequence MDPTQRTLQCLQPLLSGEQDESRESPVKGKWRGREAELLPLPVRLAESEVLSVREGTSAFASKYGSFVENQLHHDLKSKPLNQRTVKKLEARATDLLRDVRKLNCTSIELWLDSGMVEKAFERATSFKWRSLPPHEQEHLKEVVQFQLSVQTDFLSESKALELTVKAVSQHESIFSAQIPETVRFLTGGAEEGHTLFPGQLSLWAEEHFDRGRVPGMPIEDDGDDLYISEYEMKLIGNAEYYSNCVSDLLSGSSLERLEYTSYAQQAEEARGLARQLIKTLDALERHPQNIPAGLQQALIRDMVAQLDGVLDFIDHLEVSDQENPLGERQWKKFKCLEVLSAINVLKNEIDHEAAIINGSGKEGLFTRKKTRKLAELEALHQVWSGHFSRVQQGTDNNLPPPRAQLTGRASRTNASPLSDAKTYTASILKQLAEVGLDNAGKKLKKSRSQVLSTVQWETITTHLDVRIEGQARHYESQLTPASQMKLGKGETDVFEHSYKGMGRPSTETRESIHAINMGQSELSTTENGQKKVLFKGLRSGTLSAYGIKEKEPRLAAAKNRARELVTAGVKQFLDDNPDYLTSGRPVPLKMLSTSMLSADKLRHYLHIHDDELVMQREQVAALKEIQKELNHGQPLVFFDGRGNKHLLKVDMKLANTNYGVNPLSLTGLKTVLRPWGEANRVNNEGLMELMGSVDQFDPIGGWVGEYLAGSAPEPSKQIARMLVEQIRDLHVSGDYKTEGEDAYKMVERIQLLAFKIGAVGHINCKSGKDRTGEADASIKRFAAEVEARGYVPDPRKPVSREDRNLSQAFQFGTGNLEWQQMNINVPGFKTQLNKKRLGEFAHKRAHNARFNLK encoded by the coding sequence TTGGATCCAACGCAACGGACTTTGCAATGCCTGCAACCTCTGCTGAGCGGGGAGCAGGATGAATCCCGGGAGAGCCCTGTCAAAGGCAAGTGGCGCGGCCGGGAGGCTGAACTGCTGCCGCTTCCTGTCAGGCTGGCAGAGAGTGAAGTGCTCAGTGTCAGGGAAGGTACTTCGGCATTTGCCAGCAAGTACGGCAGTTTTGTGGAAAATCAGCTTCACCACGATCTCAAAAGCAAGCCGCTGAACCAAAGAACTGTTAAAAAGCTGGAAGCACGGGCTACGGACCTGTTACGGGATGTCAGAAAACTGAACTGCACCAGCATAGAGCTCTGGCTGGATTCTGGCATGGTGGAAAAAGCGTTTGAGCGTGCAACATCTTTCAAGTGGCGATCCCTTCCTCCTCATGAGCAGGAGCACCTCAAGGAAGTGGTTCAGTTTCAGCTCTCTGTCCAAACCGATTTCCTGAGTGAATCAAAGGCGCTTGAGCTTACGGTAAAAGCAGTCAGTCAGCATGAGTCCATATTCTCAGCTCAGATTCCCGAAACAGTTCGCTTTCTCACCGGAGGCGCTGAAGAGGGACATACTCTTTTTCCCGGTCAGCTCAGCCTCTGGGCTGAAGAGCATTTTGACAGAGGTAGAGTTCCGGGAATGCCGATAGAGGATGATGGAGATGACCTCTATATCAGTGAATACGAGATGAAGCTGATAGGTAATGCCGAGTATTACAGCAACTGTGTTTCTGACCTTCTCTCAGGTTCCTCATTGGAGCGTCTGGAGTACACCAGTTATGCTCAGCAGGCTGAAGAAGCCAGAGGGCTTGCCAGACAGCTTATCAAGACGCTGGATGCACTTGAGCGTCATCCACAAAATATCCCTGCTGGCTTACAGCAGGCCCTTATCCGGGATATGGTGGCGCAGCTGGATGGTGTGCTGGACTTTATCGATCATTTGGAGGTCAGTGATCAGGAGAACCCACTGGGAGAGCGCCAGTGGAAGAAGTTTAAATGCCTGGAGGTGCTCTCTGCGATCAATGTTCTCAAGAATGAAATTGACCATGAAGCCGCAATCATCAATGGTTCAGGCAAGGAAGGGCTGTTCACCAGGAAGAAAACCAGAAAACTGGCAGAGCTGGAGGCCCTGCACCAAGTGTGGAGTGGTCATTTTAGTCGTGTTCAGCAGGGAACAGACAATAACTTGCCACCACCCAGAGCCCAGCTGACAGGAAGAGCTTCCCGCACCAATGCTTCACCCCTGAGTGATGCAAAAACTTATACTGCCAGCATTCTGAAGCAGCTTGCTGAGGTGGGTCTGGACAACGCCGGGAAGAAACTAAAAAAATCACGCAGTCAGGTGCTTTCTACCGTTCAATGGGAAACCATTACTACCCATCTGGATGTGAGGATTGAAGGGCAGGCCCGGCATTATGAAAGTCAGTTGACGCCTGCTTCCCAAATGAAACTGGGAAAAGGTGAAACTGATGTCTTTGAGCATTCTTATAAGGGTATGGGCAGACCGTCGACTGAAACCAGAGAGTCGATTCATGCCATCAATATGGGGCAGTCTGAGCTGTCGACTACAGAAAATGGACAAAAGAAAGTCTTGTTTAAAGGATTGCGTTCCGGAACTCTGTCTGCCTATGGGATAAAAGAAAAAGAACCCCGGCTTGCCGCAGCTAAAAACCGGGCCAGGGAGTTGGTGACAGCGGGGGTAAAACAGTTTCTGGATGATAATCCCGACTATCTGACCTCGGGGCGGCCTGTTCCTCTGAAAATGCTTTCTACTTCTATGCTCAGTGCCGACAAACTGAGGCACTATCTGCATATTCATGATGATGAATTGGTCATGCAGAGAGAACAGGTGGCCGCACTTAAAGAAATACAGAAAGAGCTCAATCATGGCCAGCCGTTGGTTTTTTTTGATGGGCGTGGAAACAAGCATCTGCTCAAGGTCGATATGAAACTGGCCAATACCAACTATGGTGTTAATCCACTTTCATTGACTGGTTTGAAAACTGTCCTCCGTCCCTGGGGGGAGGCCAATCGGGTCAATAATGAAGGGCTTATGGAACTGATGGGTTCTGTGGATCAGTTTGATCCCATCGGGGGTTGGGTGGGCGAATATCTGGCAGGCTCAGCCCCGGAGCCATCAAAGCAGATTGCCCGTATGCTGGTTGAGCAGATCAGGGATTTACACGTTTCGGGCGACTATAAAACAGAAGGCGAAGATGCCTACAAGATGGTTGAGCGCATCCAGCTGCTGGCATTCAAGATTGGCGCGGTGGGCCATATCAATTGTAAAAGTGGTAAGGATCGAACGGGTGAGGCGGACGCTTCGATCAAGCGCTTTGCGGCAGAAGTGGAGGCCAGGGGCTATGTGCCTGACCCTCGTAAGCCTGTTAGCCGGGAAGACCGCAACCTCAGTCAGGCTTTCCAGTTTGGCACAGGTAATCTTGAGTGGCAGCAAATGAACATCAACGTGCCCGGTTTCAAGACCCAGTTAAATAAAAAACGTTTGGGTGAGTTTGCTCATAAGCGTGCCCATAACGCCCGGTTTAATCTGAAATAG